A region of Solanum dulcamara chromosome 7, daSolDulc1.2, whole genome shotgun sequence DNA encodes the following proteins:
- the LOC129896761 gene encoding putative pentatricopeptide repeat-containing protein At1g64310, protein MFIPFHSLLSQLSKLKLPISRTKELHAFIIKTHLSHDPFYATRILRFYALNNDIISARNLFDKTPHRSIYLWNSLIRAYARAHKFRNAFSLFKDMLHSEIMPDNFTYACLVRASSENFDLHSLRLVHGGVVLSGLQLDFICCSQLVSAYSRLGCIADASKVFSGITEPDLVLWNSMISGYGCLGELEGIELFNRMQKNGVKPDEYSMVGLIMTIDDSSVMKIGEAIHGFCLKLGLESNDHVSSLLVSMYSRCKCMDSALSVFGRLVEPDLVTWSALISGVSLCGDCVKALDFFREMNMKGGKADASLIATVLTACSQLANVQPGSEIHGYSFRHGYHSQIFEKALEEGQKPDEATFSALLCACCHAGLVNDGREYFRRMKDQFGISANTEHYIYMVKLLGMEGQLREAYELVQSLQEPIDSGIWGALLSCCDAHRNYELADIIACRLFGNKLENSSYRIMLSNMYARDGRWDLVNKLRVDSGSTKSKLPGKSWITSKNHSFERNS, encoded by the exons ATGTTCATCCCGTTCCACTCCCTTCTTTCTCAACTCTCAAAGCTGAAGCTTCCCATCTCAAGAACCAAAGAGCTTCACGCTTTCATAATCAAGACTCATCTCTCACACGACCCATTTTACGCTACAAGAATCCTAAGGTTCTATGCTCTAAACAACGATATCATCTCAGCACGCAATCTGTTTGATAAAACTCCCCACCGAAGCATTTACCTCTGGAACTCCTTAATTCGAGCTTATGCTAGAGCCCACAAATTTCGAAATGCATTTTCGCTGTTTAAGGACATGCTTCACTCTGAAATTATGCCTGATAATTTCACTTATGCATGCCTTGTTCGAGCCAGCTCTGAGAATTTTGATTTGCACAGCTTGAGACTTGTACATGGAGGGGTTGTTCTCTCCGGGTTGCAGTTGGACTTTATCTGTTGTAGTCAACTTGTTAGTGCTTATTCAAGATTAGGCTGTATAGCTGATGCGAGCAAGGTGTTTTCTGGGATAACTGAGCCGGATTTGGTTCTATGGAATTCAATGATATCAGGTTATGGGTGTCTTGGAGAGTTGGAGGGGATAGAATTGTTCAATAGAATGCAGAAAAATGGGGTGAAGCCTGATGAGTACTCAATGGTAGGCCTGATTATGACTATAGATGATTCTAGTGTGATGAAAATAGGTGAAGCAATCCATGGATTTTGTTTAAAACTTGGTCTAGAGTCAAACGATCATGTAAGCAGTCTTCTTGTTAGTATGTATTCTAGGTGTAAATGTATGGATTCAGCATTAAGCGTCTTTGGTAGACTTGTAGAACCTGATTTAGTTACATGGTCTGCTTTAATAAGCGGTGTTTCGCTGTGTGGGGATTGTGTCAAGGCCTTGGATTTCTTCAGAGAAATGAATATGAAAGGTGGGAAGGCAGATGCATCGCTGATAGCCACTGTACTGACTGCTTGTTCTCAGTTGGCAAATGTGCAACCAGGCAGTGAGATACATGGTTATTCTTTTCGACATGGATATCACTCGCAG ATATTCGAGAAGGCACTGGAGGAAGGGCAAAAACCAGATGAAGCTACTTTTTCTGCACTCCTTTGTGCATGTTGCCATGCTGGTCTTGTCAATGATGGTCGAGAATATTTCAGAAGAATGAAAGATCAATTTGGAATCTCAGCTAACACCGAACATTATATTTACATGGTAAAGCTTCTTGGAATGGAAGGACAATTAAGAGAAGCTTATGAACTTGTCCAGTCTCTGCAAGAACCAATTGACTCTGGCATTTGGGGGGCACTATTGTCATGCTGTGATGCTCACAGAAATTATGAGTTGGCAGATATTATAGCTTGTCGTCTTTTTGGTAATAAGCTAGAGAATAGTAGTTACAGAATTATGCTTTCAAATATGTATGCTCGCGATGGgaggtgggatttggtaaaTAAGTTGAGAGTAGATTCTGGATCAACAAAGTCGAAACTTCCTGGAAAAAGCTGGATTACTAGTAAAAACCATTCCTTTGAAAGAAACTCTTGA